From the genome of Geobacter sp. SVR, one region includes:
- a CDS encoding CoB--CoM heterodisulfide reductase iron-sulfur subunit B family protein: MTDSKLSYAYYPGCSLHASAGEYDLSTRELFKALNIGLTEVPDWFCCGATPAHNVDELLSLSLCAKNLELAEQVEGDLAVACAACFSRLKFTQHTLEESDTKRKQVEKAIDAPVRLDGQVKHLLEILAKDLGLEQLARSIKKPLKGLKVACYYGCLLTRPPEVPNLDCTEAPTIMERVIEATGAESVAWTHRLECCGANFTLSRPGVVIQLSNAILESAKAAGADCIMVGCPLCHGNLDIRQKEIEGVYKTSYGLPVFYLTQLVGLAAGLPAEKLGLDALIVNPLPLLKEKQLL, translated from the coding sequence ATGACTGATTCAAAACTCTCCTACGCCTACTACCCCGGCTGTTCGCTGCATGCCTCGGCCGGCGAGTACGATCTTTCCACCCGTGAGCTGTTCAAGGCACTGAACATCGGCCTGACCGAGGTGCCGGACTGGTTCTGCTGCGGCGCCACTCCGGCCCACAATGTGGATGAACTGCTCTCGCTCTCGCTGTGCGCCAAAAACCTGGAACTGGCCGAGCAGGTCGAGGGGGATCTGGCCGTGGCCTGCGCCGCCTGCTTTTCGCGGCTCAAGTTCACTCAGCATACCCTGGAAGAGAGCGACACCAAGCGCAAACAGGTGGAAAAGGCCATCGATGCGCCGGTCAGACTGGATGGGCAGGTCAAGCACCTGCTGGAGATCCTGGCAAAAGACCTGGGGCTGGAGCAACTGGCCCGGTCGATCAAAAAACCGCTCAAGGGGCTCAAGGTGGCCTGCTACTACGGCTGTCTCCTGACCCGCCCCCCAGAAGTGCCCAACCTGGATTGCACCGAGGCCCCGACCATCATGGAGCGGGTGATCGAAGCGACGGGCGCGGAAAGTGTTGCCTGGACCCATCGCCTGGAGTGCTGTGGCGCCAATTTCACCCTCTCGCGCCCCGGCGTGGTGATCCAGCTCAGCAATGCCATCCTCGAATCGGCCAAGGCGGCCGGCGCCGATTGCATCATGGTCGGCTGCCCCCTCTGTCACGGCAATCTCGATATCCGTCAGAAAGAGATCGAAGGGGTCTACAAGACCAGCTACGGTCTGCCGGTCTTCTATCTGACCCAGCTGGTGGGGCTGGCAGCCGGCTTGCCGGCCGAAAAACTGGGCCTGGACGCGTTGATCGTCAATCCCCTGCCGTTGCTGAAGGAAAAACAACTGCTGTAG
- a CDS encoding 4Fe-4S dicluster domain-containing protein, protein MTQAIDTSLYAAVTDAIRNEASRILSDGTVSAVIGYTAARRRGSAQPIVVSRIEDAAKLIFTPACVNNLAVYLTKAKKEVPKAGRIGVVVKGCDLKALVGLMGESQLTRERLYLIGVPCVGVLASVVQPDTELTSESIAPKCRECDAHLPAGCDYVPAQKPVTPELEKKYAAEIARLEALTPAERWSYWKEQSSKCIKCYACRQVCPFCFCEQCLCDRNKPQMVESTPRPAGNVAWHIVRAMHLAGRCAGCAECERVCPMDIPLNLLNRKMAKELKELFDHEAGFEVNEKGPLATFTEKDDQSFIK, encoded by the coding sequence ATGACCCAGGCAATCGACACATCTCTCTACGCCGCTGTTACCGACGCTATCAGAAACGAGGCGTCCCGCATACTCTCCGATGGCACCGTCAGCGCGGTTATCGGCTATACCGCCGCCCGCAGAAGAGGTTCGGCTCAGCCGATCGTCGTATCCAGAATCGAGGATGCGGCGAAACTGATCTTTACCCCTGCCTGCGTCAACAATCTGGCTGTCTACCTGACTAAGGCCAAGAAAGAGGTCCCCAAGGCAGGCAGGATCGGCGTCGTGGTCAAGGGATGCGACCTGAAAGCCCTGGTGGGCTTGATGGGCGAATCGCAACTGACCCGCGAACGGCTCTATCTGATTGGTGTTCCCTGCGTCGGCGTGCTGGCCTCGGTGGTGCAGCCCGACACGGAGCTGACCTCCGAGAGCATCGCCCCCAAATGCCGGGAATGCGATGCTCACCTGCCTGCAGGCTGCGATTACGTACCGGCCCAGAAGCCGGTAACTCCCGAGCTGGAGAAAAAGTACGCGGCGGAGATCGCCCGGCTGGAGGCATTGACCCCGGCCGAACGCTGGAGCTATTGGAAGGAACAGTCTTCCAAATGTATCAAATGCTACGCCTGCCGTCAGGTCTGCCCGTTCTGCTTCTGCGAGCAATGCCTGTGTGACCGCAACAAGCCGCAAATGGTGGAGAGCACCCCCCGGCCGGCCGGTAATGTTGCCTGGCACATCGTCCGGGCCATGCACCTGGCCGGGCGCTGCGCCGGCTGTGCCGAGTGCGAACGGGTCTGCCCCATGGACATCCCGCTCAACCTCCTGAACCGCAAGATGGCCAAGGAACTGAAGGAACTGTTCGACCACGAGGCGGGCTTCGAGGTCAACGAGAAGGGGCCGCTGGCGACGTTCACTGAAAAGGATGATCAGTCGTTTATCAAATAG
- a CDS encoding CoB--CoM heterodisulfide reductase iron-sulfur subunit A family protein — protein MSRIGVFVCHCGENISRTVDVERVAAQVGMLPGVAFSTDYKYMCSDPGQTLLKRAIQEQRLSHVVVAACSPRMHEKTFRKAVEAAGLNPFLCEMANIREHCSWVHEDKQEATEKAIEIVGMMVERVKKNRVLPTITVPVTKRSLVIGGGIAGIQAALDIADAGHEVVLVEREPSIGGHMAQLSETFPTLDCSQCIMTPKMVDVANHPKIKLYTYAEIEHVEGYIGNFQVTVRKKARSVDEDRCTGCGVCMEKCPIKKIPNKFDCNRGMRPAIYVPFPQAVPNTPVIDREHCTKFRTGKCGLCQKVCGPGAVDYEQEDQLIVEPVGAIVVATGFDLYSIAEKPKGSPIKGYGEFGHGKLPDVIDGMTFERLASASGPTGGKILRPSDGKEPKQIVFIQCVGSRAREKGISYCSKICCMYTAKHTMLYHHKVHDGQAYVFFMDARTPGKNYDEFWRRSIEEEEAVYIRGMVSRLYQKDDKIVVMGSDISVGVQVEIEADMVVLATAVQPQAGAELLAQKLGISYDKYNFYSEAHAKLRPVECATAGIYLAGACQGPKDIPDTVSQASAAAAKVMTLFAKDKLEREPVVAKVKDAGCVGCFYCKKVCPYGAVEEKEMRDRQGNLVKVVAYVNPGVCGGCGTCQATCPSKSVELDGYTDEQIVAMIEAL, from the coding sequence ATGTCAAGAATCGGCGTATTTGTCTGTCACTGCGGCGAAAACATATCGAGGACGGTGGATGTGGAGCGGGTGGCTGCCCAGGTCGGAATGCTTCCGGGGGTGGCCTTTTCGACGGACTACAAGTACATGTGCTCCGATCCCGGCCAGACCCTGCTGAAGCGGGCCATCCAGGAGCAGCGGCTTTCCCACGTGGTGGTGGCGGCCTGCTCTCCCCGAATGCACGAGAAAACCTTCCGCAAGGCAGTGGAGGCGGCCGGCCTGAACCCCTTTCTGTGCGAAATGGCAAATATCCGCGAACACTGCTCCTGGGTCCACGAAGACAAGCAGGAGGCCACGGAAAAGGCTATCGAGATTGTCGGCATGATGGTGGAGCGGGTCAAGAAGAACCGCGTGCTGCCCACCATCACCGTACCGGTCACCAAGCGCTCGCTGGTCATCGGCGGCGGCATCGCCGGTATTCAGGCCGCCCTGGACATTGCCGATGCGGGCCACGAGGTCGTGCTGGTGGAGCGGGAACCCTCCATCGGCGGCCACATGGCCCAACTTTCCGAAACGTTTCCCACCCTCGACTGCTCCCAATGCATCATGACCCCCAAAATGGTCGATGTCGCCAACCACCCCAAGATCAAGCTCTACACCTACGCCGAAATAGAACATGTCGAGGGGTATATCGGTAACTTTCAGGTCACGGTCCGCAAGAAGGCCCGTTCGGTGGATGAGGACAGGTGCACCGGCTGCGGCGTCTGCATGGAAAAGTGTCCCATCAAAAAGATCCCCAACAAATTCGATTGCAATCGGGGGATGCGCCCGGCCATCTACGTCCCCTTTCCCCAGGCGGTACCCAATACCCCGGTCATCGACCGGGAACACTGCACCAAATTCAGGACCGGTAAATGCGGCCTGTGCCAGAAGGTGTGCGGCCCCGGCGCCGTTGACTACGAGCAGGAAGACCAGCTGATCGTGGAACCGGTCGGCGCCATTGTGGTTGCCACCGGCTTTGACCTCTACTCCATCGCCGAGAAACCCAAGGGCTCCCCCATCAAGGGCTACGGCGAATTCGGCCACGGCAAGCTGCCGGATGTCATCGACGGTATGACCTTCGAGCGCCTGGCATCGGCTTCCGGCCCCACTGGTGGCAAGATCCTGCGCCCTTCGGACGGCAAGGAACCGAAACAAATCGTCTTCATCCAGTGCGTCGGCAGCAGGGCCAGGGAAAAAGGGATTTCCTACTGTTCCAAGATCTGCTGCATGTACACTGCCAAGCATACCATGCTCTACCACCACAAGGTCCACGATGGCCAGGCCTATGTCTTCTTCATGGATGCCCGTACGCCGGGCAAGAACTACGACGAATTCTGGCGCCGCTCCATCGAGGAAGAGGAGGCGGTCTACATCCGCGGCATGGTCTCGCGCCTCTATCAGAAAGATGACAAGATCGTGGTCATGGGTAGCGACATTTCGGTCGGTGTCCAAGTGGAGATCGAGGCCGACATGGTTGTGCTGGCCACGGCTGTCCAGCCCCAGGCCGGCGCGGAGTTGCTGGCCCAGAAACTGGGCATCTCCTACGACAAATACAACTTCTACTCCGAAGCCCACGCCAAGCTGAGGCCGGTTGAATGCGCCACGGCCGGCATCTACCTGGCCGGCGCCTGCCAGGGGCCCAAGGACATCCCCGACACCGTCAGCCAGGCCAGTGCCGCCGCCGCCAAGGTGATGACCCTGTTTGCCAAGGACAAGCTGGAGCGGGAACCGGTGGTTGCAAAGGTGAAGGATGCCGGCTGCGTGGGCTGCTTTTACTGCAAAAAGGTTTGCCCTTACGGCGCGGTGGAGGAGAAGGAGATGCGCGACCGCCAGGGCAACCTGGTCAAGGTGGTGGCCTACGTCAACCCCGGAGTCTGCGGCGGCTGCGGTACCTGCCAGGCCACCTGCCCGTCCAAGTCGGTGGAGCTTGATGGGTACACCGATGAACAGATCGTGGCAATGATAGAGGCGTTATAA
- a CDS encoding PAS domain S-box protein yields the protein MTTRAIHILFALALTATIFVLDVLTPLAYGEWLLYAIPLLIAANVVPIASIAWLPAAGSLLTALGFFLSPHQNFEQKIAIVNRGMGIAMLWCLAYMTKRRREAQENLARSYRDLERRVEERTRELSEANEFLVREISERQRTERELQESEHKFKDLAENSRVGFYLMRDGVFCYANPFFAEIFGYSAGELVSRGYRELVLPEDLSRLDEHLQKRLEGDEQYGHYTFSGIRKDGVVLCLEAYNSRTIYQGSPAIIGAVVDITERRRAEEALRYSEARYRNLHDEIPTMIFTLDLTGTILSVNPYGASQLGYAIDELEGASVLEIFHREDRGSVAEQLRKCLREPGRVYHWQLRKIRKDGGLLWVEELAQAIYDLNGSPNVLVVCRDVTASREAEEALRKAHNELEQKVAERTKALAEANQKLLEMDRLKSMFIASMSHEIRTPLNSVIGFASILLNEWLGPVNAEQKENLAAILRAGKHLMSLLNDVIDLSRIESGKVEPLIEEFDIGTLVDEAVDLVAVEAREKGLELAVKAIRLTMRTDRRRLLQCLANLLTNAVKFTERGGVFITVSRCTEDAFPLSGPVPTPETVEISIEDTGIGIRPEDQAKLFQPFVRVVSPDVTAVSGTGLGLYLTARLVKEVLKGDVRCSSRYGRGSTFGIRIPVRIV from the coding sequence GTGACCACTCGTGCCATCCATATCCTGTTTGCGCTGGCTTTGACCGCTACCATATTCGTACTCGATGTGCTCACGCCCCTCGCGTACGGCGAATGGCTGCTCTATGCCATCCCGCTGCTTATTGCCGCCAATGTCGTGCCTATTGCCAGCATTGCATGGCTTCCCGCTGCCGGATCACTGCTCACGGCGCTCGGTTTTTTCCTGTCTCCCCACCAAAACTTTGAACAGAAGATTGCCATAGTCAACCGGGGCATGGGAATAGCCATGCTGTGGTGCCTGGCGTACATGACCAAAAGGCGCAGGGAGGCCCAGGAAAACCTTGCCCGGTCGTACAGGGACCTGGAGCGGCGCGTGGAAGAGCGCACCAGGGAGCTGTCCGAGGCGAATGAGTTTCTGGTGAGGGAAATTTCGGAGCGTCAGCGGACCGAGAGGGAGTTACAGGAATCGGAACATAAATTCAAAGACTTGGCTGAAAATTCCCGGGTAGGATTCTACCTCATGCGCGATGGTGTCTTCTGTTATGCCAATCCTTTTTTTGCTGAAATTTTCGGTTATTCCGCCGGGGAACTGGTGAGCAGAGGTTACCGGGAGCTGGTGCTGCCGGAGGATCTGTCTCGTCTGGATGAGCATCTGCAAAAGCGGCTGGAAGGGGACGAGCAGTATGGACATTACACCTTCAGCGGCATCAGGAAGGATGGGGTCGTGCTCTGTCTGGAGGCCTACAACTCACGGACCATCTATCAGGGAAGTCCCGCGATCATCGGGGCTGTGGTCGATATAACCGAGCGGAGACGGGCAGAGGAAGCCTTGCGATACAGCGAAGCGCGCTACCGGAATCTGCATGACGAGATTCCGACCATGATCTTTACACTCGATCTCACGGGTACGATCCTTTCGGTCAATCCCTATGGAGCGAGCCAGTTGGGCTACGCTATCGACGAGTTGGAGGGGGCGTCGGTACTGGAGATTTTTCATCGGGAAGACAGAGGTTCCGTGGCCGAACAGTTACGCAAATGCCTGCGGGAGCCGGGGCGAGTCTATCACTGGCAGTTACGCAAGATCCGCAAGGATGGCGGCCTGTTGTGGGTGGAAGAACTGGCGCAGGCCATATACGACCTGAACGGTTCCCCGAATGTCCTGGTAGTCTGTCGTGACGTCACCGCAAGCAGGGAGGCGGAAGAAGCGTTGCGGAAGGCCCATAATGAGCTGGAGCAGAAGGTCGCCGAAAGGACGAAGGCTTTGGCAGAGGCCAATCAGAAGCTTCTGGAGATGGATCGGCTGAAATCGATGTTCATAGCGTCCATGAGCCATGAAATTCGAACTCCGCTCAACTCGGTGATCGGATTCGCCAGCATCCTGCTGAACGAATGGTTGGGGCCGGTCAATGCGGAGCAGAAGGAAAATCTGGCGGCCATTCTGCGCGCGGGAAAACACCTGATGTCGTTATTGAACGACGTCATTGATCTGTCCAGAATAGAGTCGGGAAAGGTGGAGCCGTTAATCGAGGAGTTCGACATCGGCACTCTGGTTGATGAGGCGGTGGACCTGGTGGCTGTCGAGGCCCGGGAAAAGGGGCTTGAACTCGCGGTGAAAGCTATCCGCCTGACCATGCGAACCGACAGGCGCAGGCTTCTGCAGTGTCTGGCCAATCTGCTGACAAATGCGGTAAAATTTACGGAAAGGGGGGGCGTTTTCATTACCGTGAGCCGATGTACCGAGGATGCTTTCCCGCTTTCAGGTCCGGTACCGACGCCCGAGACAGTGGAGATTTCAATTGAAGATACCGGTATCGGCATTCGGCCGGAAGACCAGGCGAAGCTTTTTCAGCCCTTCGTACGGGTTGTTTCTCCGGATGTAACGGCGGTTTCCGGTACCGGCCTCGGTCTTTACCTGACGGCACGGCTCGTCAAGGAGGTCCTGAAAGGCGATGTGCGCTGCAGCAGCCGCTATGGCCGAGGGAGTACCTTCGGCATCAGGATCCCTGTGAGGATCGTATGA
- a CDS encoding response regulator, which translates to MKILIVDDSSDSRRLLRYIAEQHGHRVVEAKNGLEALTLAKFSRPDLIISDTLMPVMDGFQLLRNLEKEVQFRMIPFIFYSATYSEEKDVHLGLSLGAAGYIVKPKDPVNIWQEVESILEKYRSGQISSERLADEEEEHLERYCEIVAIKLEEKVRQLEESQKERERAEAALRESEAKFITIFKAVPASLGISVLADGRLVEVNESFLKIAGYERHEVIGRTALELGLWANPADRDMVVRTLQQQGGIRDLELTFKGKSGARFVGLMSAELIEFGGEKYMLAMVQDITERKLLEQEVETLNASLIARAAEQEEANRELETYGYTVAHDLRKPLTVISGYCQAVIEICGNQLGNECVGYLQEVYNGTLRMNQLIEALLNFSQLGRREPVREMVDISAIAWEIAAELKKSEPERRVVFHIAPGVVVNGDSSLLRVVIDNLFGNAWKFTALREEGIIEFGLVHIQGRGVLFVRDNGPGFGMADAERIFIPFERLQETAGIGGGGGVGIGLATVQRIIKRHGGKVWAEGELGKGAAFYFTLEP; encoded by the coding sequence GTGAAGATACTGATCGTCGATGACAGCAGCGACAGCCGGAGGCTTCTCCGCTACATTGCCGAACAGCACGGGCATCGGGTGGTTGAAGCCAAGAACGGACTGGAGGCGCTGACGCTGGCGAAGTTCTCCCGACCCGATCTGATCATATCGGATACGTTGATGCCGGTAATGGATGGGTTCCAGCTATTGAGAAATCTCGAAAAAGAAGTCCAATTCCGGATGATTCCGTTCATCTTCTACTCTGCCACTTACTCCGAAGAGAAGGATGTGCACCTCGGTCTTTCGCTGGGGGCGGCAGGTTATATTGTCAAGCCCAAGGACCCGGTGAATATCTGGCAGGAGGTGGAAAGCATCCTCGAAAAATACCGCTCAGGACAGATTTCCTCGGAGCGCTTGGCGGATGAAGAGGAAGAACACCTGGAGCGGTACTGCGAAATCGTGGCGATCAAGCTCGAGGAAAAGGTCAGGCAACTGGAGGAGAGCCAGAAGGAACGCGAGCGCGCCGAGGCGGCCCTGCGGGAGTCCGAAGCGAAGTTCATCACCATCTTCAAGGCGGTGCCCGCTTCACTGGGCATCTCGGTTCTGGCCGACGGCAGGCTGGTCGAGGTAAACGAAAGCTTTCTGAAGATCGCAGGATATGAACGCCACGAGGTGATCGGAAGAACAGCCCTGGAGTTGGGGCTGTGGGCCAATCCGGCCGATCGGGACATGGTGGTTCGGACCCTGCAGCAGCAGGGGGGCATCCGCGACCTTGAGCTGACCTTCAAAGGCAAGTCGGGTGCACGTTTTGTGGGGCTGATGTCAGCGGAACTGATAGAATTCGGCGGTGAAAAATACATGCTGGCCATGGTTCAGGACATCACCGAGCGGAAGCTGTTGGAGCAGGAGGTCGAGACGCTCAACGCCAGCCTGATCGCGCGCGCTGCCGAACAGGAAGAGGCCAATCGAGAGCTGGAAACATATGGTTATACTGTTGCTCACGACCTGCGCAAGCCGCTCACGGTGATCAGCGGTTACTGCCAGGCTGTGATCGAAATCTGCGGTAATCAGCTGGGAAATGAGTGCGTCGGGTATCTGCAGGAGGTATATAACGGAACCCTTCGCATGAACCAGCTGATCGAAGCACTGCTCAATTTCTCCCAGTTGGGGCGCCGGGAGCCGGTGCGGGAGATGGTCGACATATCGGCTATTGCATGGGAGATAGCTGCGGAACTAAAAAAGAGCGAGCCGGAGCGGCGGGTCGTTTTCCACATAGCTCCGGGGGTGGTGGTGAACGGGGATTCCAGTCTGCTGCGGGTCGTCATCGACAATCTCTTTGGCAACGCCTGGAAGTTTACTGCTCTGCGGGAGGAAGGGATCATCGAATTCGGACTGGTGCACATTCAGGGCAGGGGGGTCTTGTTCGTCAGGGATAACGGCCCTGGTTTCGGCATGGCGGACGCCGAGAGGATTTTCATTCCCTTTGAGCGCCTACAGGAAACTGCCGGAATCGGTGGGGGAGGGGGAGTCGGTATCGGGTTGGCAACCGTGCAGCGAATCATCAAGCGTCATGGTGGAAAAGTGTGGGCCGAAGGGGAACTGGGAAAAGGCGCGGCCTTTTACTTTACCCTGGAACCGTAA
- a CDS encoding hydrogenase iron-sulfur subunit — translation MHAEKQKHDFEPKIIAFVCTWCTYAGADLAGTSRMQYPANVRVLKFPCTGRIDPVFILKAFQQGADGVLVSGCHPGDCHYIAGNFHARRRFAAFRKLLEFVGVHLDRLQFSWVSAAEGGKWVEVVTDLTERVRAMGPMREFKELALEEQWSGALASPELKEAFKQI, via the coding sequence ATGCACGCTGAAAAGCAGAAACACGACTTCGAACCGAAGATAATCGCCTTTGTCTGCACCTGGTGCACCTATGCCGGGGCCGACCTGGCCGGGACCTCGCGCATGCAGTACCCGGCCAACGTGCGGGTGCTCAAGTTTCCCTGCACCGGCCGCATCGATCCCGTCTTCATTCTCAAGGCTTTCCAGCAGGGGGCCGACGGGGTGCTGGTTTCGGGTTGCCATCCTGGCGATTGTCACTACATCGCCGGCAACTTCCACGCCCGACGCCGCTTCGCCGCCTTCCGCAAGCTGCTGGAGTTCGTGGGGGTTCATCTCGATCGTCTGCAGTTCTCCTGGGTCTCGGCTGCCGAAGGGGGCAAATGGGTCGAGGTTGTCACCGACCTGACCGAGCGGGTGCGGGCCATGGGGCCGATGCGTGAGTTCAAGGAACTGGCCCTGGAGGAACAGTGGTCCGGTGCTCTTGCTTCGCCGGAGCTGAAAGAGGCATTCAAACAAATTTAA
- a CDS encoding L,D-transpeptidase family protein — protein MASLWCCRNYGWLSSVCRLLLIICCGGCLSGHCPAPAGAAQYSYATGFSGKIRDYTIQMGESLFEIARRFDLGINSIHRANPGADLFIPAAGTRIILPTAWILPDVPEYEGIVINLPELRLYLFSRDDYRSFATFPLGVGDLGYNTPVGAFTIIEKITAPAWYVPASIRREDPSLPAVVPPGPDNPLGSHALRLSLPSVLIHGTNSPWGIGMRSSHGCLRLYPEDILQLYRLVRPGTRVTIVQQAVKASMRGGRVFIQVHQYDGVDYLREARRVLTGRDLFWRVDSSKLKLALQERSGLPVDITR, from the coding sequence GTGGCATCCCTGTGGTGCTGCCGAAATTACGGTTGGCTCAGCAGCGTATGCAGACTCCTGCTAATCATATGCTGCGGCGGCTGCCTGTCGGGACATTGCCCTGCCCCTGCCGGTGCGGCACAGTACAGCTATGCGACCGGCTTCAGCGGTAAGATCCGGGACTACACGATTCAGATGGGGGAATCGCTGTTCGAAATCGCCCGGCGTTTCGATCTCGGTATCAATTCGATTCATCGCGCCAATCCGGGCGCCGATCTATTCATCCCCGCAGCAGGCACCCGGATCATACTGCCCACCGCCTGGATCCTGCCCGATGTGCCGGAATACGAAGGAATCGTCATCAATCTCCCGGAACTGCGACTGTACCTTTTTTCCCGTGACGACTACAGGAGCTTTGCGACCTTTCCCCTCGGTGTCGGCGACCTGGGATACAACACTCCCGTCGGAGCTTTCACCATAATCGAAAAAATAACCGCCCCTGCCTGGTACGTACCGGCTTCGATCCGCCGGGAAGATCCGTCATTGCCCGCCGTGGTCCCCCCTGGACCGGACAATCCCCTAGGCAGTCACGCCCTGCGACTTTCGCTGCCTTCAGTCCTGATCCACGGCACGAACAGTCCCTGGGGTATCGGCATGCGGTCGAGCCATGGCTGCCTGCGTCTGTATCCGGAGGATATTCTTCAGCTCTACCGTCTCGTGCGTCCCGGAACCCGCGTCACCATCGTGCAGCAGGCGGTCAAAGCCTCGATGCGGGGGGGCAGGGTATTCATTCAGGTACACCAGTATGACGGAGTCGATTACCTGCGGGAGGCGCGCCGCGTACTCACCGGCAGAGACCTGTTTTGGCGTGTCGACTCGTCCAAGCTGAAGCTGGCCCTGCAGGAAAGGAGCGGGCTCCCGGTCGACATTACCAGGTAA
- a CDS encoding 4Fe-4S dicluster domain-containing protein has protein sequence MKKKKMIISTETMDLDFVRKVEALSGTSVRRCFQCGKCSAGCPMATFMEHPPNRVMRLLQLGQWQRILAGRSIWYCASCETCSTRCPNKVHLASIMDALRKLSWDAEGPSKESYVQLANKLFLQNIRAYGRQYEMRLAAVFNVKSGQFLKDLMLGPKLLSKGKLKMFHSKNKNMHEIEKIFTRIEEMRKKGEAL, from the coding sequence GTGAAAAAGAAAAAGATGATCATCTCTACCGAGACGATGGATCTTGACTTCGTCCGCAAGGTCGAGGCCTTGTCCGGCACCTCGGTGCGCCGCTGTTTCCAGTGCGGCAAATGTTCGGCCGGCTGCCCGATGGCCACCTTCATGGAGCATCCCCCCAACCGGGTGATGCGGCTTCTGCAGCTGGGCCAGTGGCAGCGTATCCTGGCAGGACGTTCGATCTGGTACTGCGCCTCCTGCGAAACCTGTTCGACCCGCTGCCCCAACAAGGTGCACCTGGCATCGATCATGGACGCCCTGCGCAAGCTGTCATGGGATGCGGAAGGCCCCTCCAAGGAGAGCTACGTCCAGTTGGCCAACAAACTGTTTCTGCAGAACATCCGTGCCTATGGCAGGCAGTACGAGATGCGCCTGGCCGCTGTTTTTAACGTCAAGAGCGGGCAATTTCTGAAAGATTTGATGCTCGGCCCCAAGCTGCTCAGCAAGGGCAAGCTGAAGATGTTCCACAGCAAAAACAAAAACATGCATGAGATCGAAAAGATCTTCACCCGGATCGAAGAGATGCGGAAAAAAGGCGAAGCGCTGTAA
- a CDS encoding response regulator, translating to MKKALIIEDNRDSIRLMIYALKRAEYEVIAAETGEEGVHLALAEHPDVVIIDINLPGIDGLEAARRVRKASAGAGLPIIAITAYAMAGDMERILSAGCNGYFEKPIDPLTIVEKIEAVIKGA from the coding sequence ATGAAAAAAGCCCTGATCATCGAGGACAACAGGGATAGCATCCGGCTTATGATCTATGCGCTGAAACGCGCCGAGTATGAGGTGATCGCGGCCGAAACAGGCGAAGAGGGGGTACATCTGGCGCTGGCAGAACATCCCGATGTTGTGATTATCGATATCAACCTGCCCGGAATAGACGGGTTGGAAGCTGCCAGGCGCGTCAGGAAGGCCTCGGCCGGCGCCGGCCTGCCGATCATTGCAATCACTGCCTATGCCATGGCCGGCGATATGGAAAGAATTTTATCGGCCGGCTGCAATGGCTATTTCGAAAAGCCTATCGATCCTCTTACCATTGTCGAGAAGATCGAAGCGGTGATCAAGGGGGCATGA